The Planococcus liqunii genome includes a region encoding these proteins:
- the mgsA gene encoding methylglyoxal synthase, protein MKIALIAHDRKKDDLIQFVTAYKPILSEHTLYATGTTGQRVIDGTGLEVIRFQSGPLGGDQQIGAMIAQNEMDMVIFFRDPLTAQPHEPDVSALIRLCDVYGVPLATNMGTAEVLLKGLKEGFIDWRLISKDRK, encoded by the coding sequence ATGAAAATCGCATTAATTGCACACGACCGGAAAAAAGACGATTTGATCCAGTTTGTGACGGCCTATAAACCAATTTTATCTGAACATACCCTTTACGCTACAGGGACCACCGGACAGCGCGTCATCGACGGCACCGGCCTTGAAGTTATCCGCTTCCAATCGGGTCCGTTAGGCGGCGATCAGCAAATCGGTGCAATGATTGCGCAGAACGAAATGGATATGGTCATTTTCTTCCGGGATCCGTTGACTGCCCAGCCCCATGAACCGGATGTGTCGGCTTTGATCCGCCTGTGCGATGTGTACGGTGTGCCGCTGGCAACGAATATGGGGACGGCTGAAGTGCTGTTAAAAGGGCTAAAAGAAGGATTTATCGACTGGCGTTTAATAAGTAAAGACAGAAAGTAA
- the dapB gene encoding 4-hydroxy-tetrahydrodipicolinate reductase, with protein sequence MTIRVAIAGARGKMGQEAVHTVMKNSDMELVAALDYKEIGATLAETGLFPEGYTVPVFTDLGKLHEQTHPDVLVDLTSPESVYTHTKTAIELKIRPVVGTTGFSDEELEELTQLAKETKVGCIIAPNFAVGAVLMMKFAEQAAKYLPDVEIIEMHHDQKLDAPSGTAMKTAHLISAHRPVHEQGHVKEKETLQGARGANYDGMRIHSVRLPGLVAHQQVLLGGEGQLLTIRHDSFNRGSFMSGVVLSINTVMEKEELIYGLEHIIG encoded by the coding sequence ATGACAATTCGAGTGGCAATTGCAGGGGCAAGAGGAAAAATGGGACAGGAAGCCGTACATACAGTAATGAAGAATTCAGATATGGAACTGGTCGCCGCTTTGGATTATAAGGAAATCGGAGCCACTTTAGCGGAAACCGGTTTGTTTCCAGAGGGCTACACGGTTCCCGTTTTTACCGATTTAGGCAAATTGCATGAACAAACCCATCCGGATGTCCTGGTGGACTTGACGTCTCCGGAATCGGTTTACACCCATACGAAAACCGCAATCGAATTGAAAATCCGTCCCGTCGTGGGCACAACCGGCTTTTCGGACGAAGAGCTTGAAGAGCTGACGCAATTGGCAAAAGAAACAAAAGTGGGCTGCATCATTGCCCCGAACTTTGCAGTCGGTGCGGTATTGATGATGAAGTTTGCCGAACAGGCTGCTAAATATTTGCCCGATGTCGAAATCATCGAAATGCACCATGACCAAAAACTCGATGCACCGTCCGGCACGGCAATGAAGACGGCGCATTTGATTTCCGCGCATCGTCCGGTCCATGAACAAGGGCATGTAAAGGAAAAAGAAACGTTGCAAGGAGCAAGAGGAGCCAATTACGATGGCATGCGCATCCACAGTGTCCGCCTGCCGGGGCTTGTCGCTCATCAGCAAGTTCTTCTTGGGGGCGAAGGGCAGCTGCTGACAATCCGCCACGACTCATTTAACCGGGGCTCATTTATGTCGGGAGTCGTGCTGTCCATTAACACCGTTATGGAAAAAGAGGAATTGATCTACGGACTTGAACATATTATCGGGTAA
- a CDS encoding nucleotide pyrophosphohydrolase — translation MNGDKTMKQLQQEVDAYIGQFKEGYFTPMELMARLTEELGELSREVMHEYGPKKKKATEDANTIEAEMGDLLFVLICMANSLDIDLAHAHGRVMEKFNTRDKNRWTRKEEAE, via the coding sequence ATGAACGGAGATAAAACAATGAAACAGCTGCAGCAGGAAGTGGATGCCTACATTGGCCAATTCAAAGAAGGCTACTTTACACCGATGGAATTGATGGCCCGGCTGACAGAAGAATTAGGTGAATTATCGCGTGAAGTGATGCATGAGTATGGGCCGAAGAAAAAGAAAGCGACTGAAGATGCCAATACAATCGAGGCCGAAATGGGCGATTTGTTATTCGTTTTGATTTGTATGGCAAATTCGCTGGATATCGATTTGGCGCATGCCCACGGCCGGGTGATGGAGAAATTCAACACGAGAGATAAAAATCGCTGGACCAGAAAGGAAGAGGCAGAATGA
- a CDS encoding YitT family protein, producing MKDLQLKNVLFILLGAAIYSFGFVHFNIQNELGEGGFAGITLILFFLFNWDPALMNLLLNIPLFFIGWKLLGKKVFLYTIIGTVAVSVFLKVFLVYEIQINLHEDLFLATLFAGVFVGVGLGIIFRYGGTTGGVDIIARLVQKYSGWSMGKTMFLFDACVIVLSRLTFLDNRTMMYTLVAVFVGARVIDFVQEGAYSGRGAMIISNSQEEIASRIAKEMDRGITILRGYGHFTKEEREVLYCVVAKNEIVRLKNIINSVDPHAFVSLMEVHDVMGEGFTLDEQKQPIG from the coding sequence ATGAAAGATCTGCAATTGAAAAATGTATTATTCATATTGCTGGGGGCTGCCATTTACAGTTTTGGCTTTGTCCACTTCAATATCCAGAATGAATTGGGTGAAGGCGGGTTCGCAGGCATTACGCTGATCTTATTCTTCCTATTTAATTGGGATCCCGCTTTAATGAACTTGTTATTAAACATTCCGCTGTTTTTTATCGGCTGGAAGCTGCTCGGCAAAAAAGTTTTCCTTTATACAATCATCGGGACCGTGGCAGTTTCAGTTTTCCTGAAAGTTTTTCTGGTTTATGAAATCCAAATCAATTTACATGAAGATTTGTTTTTGGCCACGCTTTTCGCCGGCGTTTTTGTTGGTGTTGGGCTCGGCATCATTTTCCGCTATGGCGGAACGACAGGAGGCGTGGATATCATTGCCCGCCTAGTCCAGAAATACAGCGGCTGGAGCATGGGGAAAACGATGTTCCTGTTTGACGCTTGTGTGATTGTGTTGTCCCGCCTGACATTCCTCGACAACCGTACGATGATGTACACACTCGTCGCTGTATTTGTCGGTGCACGGGTCATTGATTTTGTGCAGGAAGGCGCTTATTCAGGCCGAGGCGCCATGATCATCTCGAATTCCCAAGAAGAAATCGCCAGCCGCATTGCAAAAGAGATGGACCGGGGCATTACGATCCTCCGCGGCTATGGCCATTTTACGAAAGAAGAACGGGAAGTGCTGTACTGCGTCGTCGCGAAAAATGAAATCGTCCGTTTGAAGAACATCATCAACAGCGTCGACCCGCACGCATTCGTTTCCTTAATGGAAGTCCACGACGTTATGGGCGAAGGCTTTACGCTCGATGAGCAGAAACAGCCAATTGGCTAA
- a CDS encoding zinc metallopeptidase: protein MSFIVYFILLLIIPMWAQFKLKRTYGKYSKIRSTSGIAGAQVARIILDNNGLHDVKVVESRGMLSDHYNPLTKTVALSSHNYHDASVAGTAVAAHEVGHAIQDAEDYSFLRLRHRLVPVVNISSNMSWIFIMIGLFSAWSGALLVGIILLAAGVLFQLITLPVEFNASSRAMDQLLSNNIIRNEEERDAKKVLSAAAMTYVAATAVAVLELARLLLIYTSMNRS, encoded by the coding sequence ATGAGTTTTATTGTCTATTTCATCCTTTTGCTGATTATTCCTATGTGGGCTCAATTTAAATTAAAGCGGACATACGGCAAATATTCCAAAATCCGTTCAACGTCCGGTATTGCCGGAGCACAAGTTGCGCGCATCATTCTTGATAACAATGGCTTGCACGATGTAAAAGTGGTTGAAAGCCGCGGTATGCTAAGCGACCATTACAACCCGTTGACTAAAACGGTGGCGCTGAGCAGCCATAACTACCACGATGCCTCGGTTGCCGGTACTGCGGTAGCGGCACACGAAGTCGGCCACGCGATTCAGGACGCGGAAGATTATTCATTCCTTCGCTTGCGCCATCGCCTGGTGCCAGTCGTCAACATTTCATCCAATATGTCTTGGATCTTTATCATGATCGGGTTGTTTTCCGCTTGGAGCGGCGCTTTATTGGTGGGTATTATTTTACTGGCTGCAGGGGTTCTGTTCCAGTTGATTACGTTGCCGGTGGAGTTTAACGCTTCGAGCCGCGCGATGGACCAATTGCTTTCAAATAATATTATCCGCAACGAGGAAGAACGCGATGCGAAAAAAGTATTAAGCGCAGCTGCCATGACGTATGTTGCAGCAACTGCTGTTGCCGTACTTGAACTGGCCCGCTTGTTGTTGATCTACACCAGCATGAACCGGTCTTAA
- a CDS encoding DUF1405 domain-containing protein, whose amino-acid sequence MISFIQKISAWLMFRPFLLLVFLINLGGTIYGYIWYGWQLKITEPKFLIFVPDSPTASLFFTIVLGLWLIGKRSSLFEALAFVTLIKYGLWAVVMNLLTLAETGSIGWLGWMLVVSHFAMAMQAVLYIDHYRFGWLAAAVTAIWTLHDVVIDYVFGQMPIYGSLDAYTAQIGYFTFWLSIACIAFSYVVVHMNKPHSVSVDHS is encoded by the coding sequence ATGATTTCTTTTATACAGAAGATTTCCGCCTGGCTGATGTTCCGGCCATTCCTGCTCCTGGTCTTTCTGATAAACTTAGGCGGAACGATTTACGGATACATATGGTATGGTTGGCAATTGAAAATAACCGAACCGAAGTTTTTGATTTTTGTACCGGACAGTCCGACAGCCAGTTTATTTTTTACGATTGTCCTCGGACTCTGGCTGATTGGCAAGAGAAGTTCCTTATTTGAAGCTTTGGCGTTTGTCACCTTGATTAAATACGGATTATGGGCCGTGGTGATGAATTTGCTGACACTGGCAGAAACCGGTTCCATCGGCTGGCTGGGCTGGATGCTCGTCGTGTCCCATTTTGCAATGGCGATGCAGGCGGTGCTGTACATCGACCATTACCGCTTCGGCTGGTTGGCAGCTGCCGTTACGGCCATTTGGACCTTGCATGATGTTGTCATCGACTATGTGTTTGGCCAAATGCCGATTTACGGAAGCCTTGATGCTTACACTGCCCAAATCGGCTATTTCACTTTCTGGCTGTCAATTGCCTGTATTGCGTTTTCGTACGTGGTCGTCCATATGAACAAGCCACACAGCGTATCAGTTGACCATAGCTGA
- a CDS encoding menaquinol-cytochrome c reductase cytochrome b/c subunit translates to MHRGKGMKFVGDSRVPGLQHRKPNIPKDYSEYPGKTEAFWPNFLLKEWMIGAVFLIGFLLLTVAHPSPLEGKADPTDTGYIPLPDWYFLFLYQLLKYQFASGPFNVIGAIIVPGLAFGALALAPFLDPGPERRASKRPLPTGFMILAVAAIIFLTWESVANHDWEAAEAQGQIVEEVEIDTADPGYEIYSGAACISCHGDNLEGAVGPALTNTGLSAEEIANIAVNGIEKDGQQVMPPSWEGSEEDLKVMTEFIAGLGGEE, encoded by the coding sequence ATGCATCGCGGAAAAGGGATGAAATTCGTTGGGGATTCACGTGTACCAGGTTTGCAGCATCGTAAACCGAACATCCCCAAAGATTACTCCGAATATCCTGGCAAGACAGAAGCTTTCTGGCCAAACTTCCTTTTGAAAGAATGGATGATTGGTGCAGTCTTCTTGATTGGTTTCTTGCTATTGACTGTCGCCCATCCTTCACCACTAGAAGGTAAGGCAGATCCGACAGATACAGGCTATATTCCACTGCCAGACTGGTATTTCTTATTCTTATATCAATTGCTTAAATATCAATTCGCATCCGGGCCGTTTAACGTAATCGGTGCAATCATTGTTCCAGGTCTTGCATTTGGCGCATTGGCTCTTGCTCCGTTCTTGGATCCAGGTCCAGAACGCCGGGCTTCAAAACGTCCGCTTCCTACAGGCTTTATGATTCTTGCAGTTGCAGCAATCATTTTCCTTACATGGGAATCGGTAGCGAACCATGACTGGGAAGCTGCTGAAGCACAAGGGCAAATCGTTGAAGAAGTGGAAATTGACACAGCTGACCCGGGGTATGAAATTTACTCAGGCGCCGCTTGTATCAGTTGCCACGGCGACAATTTAGAAGGTGCTGTTGGACCGGCTCTTACGAACACGGGACTTAGCGCTGAAGAAATTGCGAACATCGCTGTAAACGGTATTGAAAAAGACGGACAGCAAGTAATGCCACCATCTTGGGAAGGTTCAGAAGAAGACCTTAAGGTCATGACTGAATTTATCGCAGGTTTGGGCGGAGAAGAATAA
- the qcrB gene encoding menaquinol-cytochrome c reductase cytochrome b subunit encodes MLNKLYDWVDERLDITPIWRDIADHEVPEHVNPAHHFSAFVYCFGGLTFFITVIQILSGMFLTMYYVPDIENAWESVYYLQNEVAFGEIVRGMHHWGASLVVVMIFLHTLRVFFTGSYKKPRELNWIVGVMLFGVILGLSFTGYLLPWDMKALFATKVGIEIAASVPVIGESIKILLAGDSTILGAQTLTRFFAIHVFFLPAALLGLLAAHFIMIRRQGISGPL; translated from the coding sequence GTGCTAAACAAGTTATATGATTGGGTTGATGAGCGTTTAGATATTACGCCAATCTGGCGTGATATTGCTGACCATGAAGTACCGGAACACGTAAACCCCGCACACCACTTTTCAGCATTCGTTTATTGTTTCGGAGGATTAACATTCTTCATCACAGTAATCCAGATCTTATCCGGTATGTTCTTAACAATGTATTATGTACCCGATATTGAAAATGCTTGGGAATCGGTTTATTATCTTCAAAATGAAGTTGCTTTTGGAGAAATTGTGCGTGGGATGCACCACTGGGGAGCTTCACTTGTAGTGGTAATGATTTTCCTTCATACACTACGTGTATTCTTTACAGGTTCTTATAAGAAACCTCGTGAATTGAACTGGATCGTCGGAGTTATGCTATTTGGTGTAATCCTAGGATTGAGTTTCACAGGTTACTTGCTTCCATGGGACATGAAAGCATTGTTTGCGACAAAAGTTGGTATTGAAATTGCCGCTTCTGTACCGGTTATCGGTGAATCGATCAAAATTCTGCTTGCAGGGGATTCAACAATCCTTGGTGCACAGACTTTGACGCGTTTCTTCGCAATACATGTATTCTTCTTACCAGCTGCTTTGCTTGGGTTGCTTGCAGCGCATTTTATCATGATCAGAAGACAAGGTATTTCCGGCCCGCTATAA
- a CDS encoding ubiquinol-cytochrome c reductase iron-sulfur subunit — protein sequence MSNNRVSRRQFLGYTLTGVGGFMAAGMLMPMVRFAVDPILQQHDAGDYILTDQAVADLTEEPVRVDFAYEQVDAWYTSEVTSSAWVYKEGDKIVALSPVCKHLGCTVNWAADPEHPTQFFCPCHAGRYEKNGQNIAGTPPLGPLDEYQVEERDGYLAIGAVQANTIV from the coding sequence ATGAGTAATAATCGTGTATCACGACGTCAATTTTTAGGTTACACTTTAACAGGAGTAGGCGGATTTATGGCTGCAGGGATGCTGATGCCAATGGTTCGTTTCGCGGTTGACCCGATTCTTCAGCAGCATGATGCTGGGGATTACATTTTGACCGACCAAGCAGTTGCGGATTTAACTGAAGAACCAGTACGCGTCGACTTTGCTTACGAGCAAGTAGATGCTTGGTATACATCTGAAGTAACAAGTTCAGCTTGGGTTTACAAAGAAGGGGACAAAATTGTCGCTCTTTCACCAGTCTGCAAACACTTAGGATGCACAGTGAACTGGGCCGCTGACCCGGAACACCCGACCCAATTCTTCTGTCCGTGCCACGCTGGCCGCTACGAAAAGAACGGTCAGAACATTGCCGGAACACCGCCTCTTGGGCCGCTTGATGAGTATCAAGTGGAAGAAAGAGATGGCTACTTGGCGATCGGAGCAGTACAAGCAAACACAATAGTTTAA
- a CDS encoding DUF2487 family protein — protein sequence MHFLGKEIDQYLQQKEYVDTAVIPLVQLDLNPAAMKSSASSSDYLQSLANLLEKQFKGRILLFPPVSYAKGADRARLGSELAAELEPTAFKHVFYLTTDAEWRSLEEVKNVLWLPAIPTESMDQSFKQSVMEDQLRQVLPLFITEWSQHS from the coding sequence ATGCATTTTTTGGGGAAAGAAATCGATCAGTACTTGCAGCAGAAAGAATATGTGGACACGGCTGTCATTCCGCTGGTCCAACTGGATTTAAATCCGGCTGCCATGAAATCAAGCGCCAGTTCTTCCGATTATCTGCAATCACTGGCAAACTTATTGGAAAAACAATTTAAAGGCCGCATATTATTATTCCCGCCGGTCTCGTATGCCAAAGGTGCAGACCGTGCAAGACTGGGTTCTGAACTAGCTGCCGAGCTGGAACCTACAGCGTTCAAGCATGTCTTTTATTTGACGACGGACGCCGAATGGCGGTCGCTTGAAGAAGTGAAAAATGTGCTCTGGCTGCCGGCCATTCCAACGGAAAGCATGGATCAATCGTTCAAGCAATCGGTCATGGAAGACCAGCTGCGGCAAGTGCTTCCACTATTTATTACAGAGTGGTCACAGCATTCATGA
- a CDS encoding ReoY family proteolytic degradation factor, whose translation MTAYISVGEKKQFVRWFLQTHKMKRRECIWILNYMLSNEDLLEKTHFVEEAHYCPRAMVMSSTESKEIPFRFYKGNLMTADAEKSFHDLRLNPDEDLFVQLNFPNMPPSALYLSVLEENPYMPKHATITDEDRVVAEKLLNESLTVFQEDTLLKQIDEALDANDREKFFELSALLQSIKTLKKTESE comes from the coding sequence ATGACCGCTTATATTTCAGTAGGAGAAAAAAAGCAGTTTGTCCGCTGGTTTTTGCAGACCCACAAGATGAAAAGAAGAGAATGCATCTGGATTCTTAACTATATGTTGAGCAATGAAGACTTGCTTGAGAAAACTCATTTTGTTGAAGAAGCGCATTACTGCCCGCGTGCCATGGTCATGTCCTCAACCGAATCGAAGGAAATTCCATTTCGCTTCTACAAAGGCAATTTGATGACAGCAGATGCAGAAAAGTCGTTTCATGATTTGCGCTTAAATCCGGATGAAGACTTGTTTGTTCAATTGAATTTCCCGAACATGCCGCCTTCGGCTTTGTACTTATCGGTGCTTGAAGAAAATCCTTATATGCCCAAGCATGCGACAATTACCGATGAAGACCGCGTGGTGGCCGAAAAGCTATTGAATGAGAGCCTGACTGTTTTCCAGGAAGATACGCTATTGAAACAAATAGATGAAGCCCTCGATGCGAATGACCGCGAGAAATTCTTCGAGCTTTCTGCATTGCTTCAGTCCATCAAAACTTTAAAGAAAACGGAGAGTGAATAA
- a CDS encoding tetratricopeptide repeat protein, giving the protein MTSIKDIQQAVEQGDPDSVNALLEPYLLNGDPDEQYDLSEWLADIGYVEEAIKVLEHLQYVFPEESQLKVDRANLLIEVDREDEALNTLMEIPKDDELYPQVLVTLADLFQLQGLLEAAESRLNEAIELLPDEPLLYQAKAELLLDSGRYLESAKIYQDLKEQQVVIEGVNLSERLAEVYSAGAAYEEALPYYEEVLKDQIQPDVLYGAAFAAFQTRQYELAVRRLNELIGIDPDYFSAYLLRAQSLNMAEDYEAAYSAILEGITRDEFDKELYLFAGKLALKLGKAEEGVNQLRQAIALDPEYMEAIYTLVSYFHAEEMDEDLLELAESVVANEDDWAGIYPMLAEAYERTEQFQKAAVYFEKAYPAFRDDSNFLEKYARFLIEEGNREKALEIIKELQVLEPENPDWFDWQQSFE; this is encoded by the coding sequence ATGACAAGCATAAAAGACATTCAACAAGCAGTGGAACAAGGTGATCCGGATTCCGTCAATGCCTTACTGGAACCGTATTTATTGAACGGCGACCCGGATGAGCAATACGATTTATCCGAGTGGCTGGCGGATATCGGCTATGTGGAAGAAGCGATTAAAGTCCTGGAGCATCTGCAGTATGTATTTCCCGAAGAATCCCAGCTGAAAGTCGACCGTGCCAATTTGCTGATTGAGGTGGACCGCGAAGACGAAGCGCTCAACACCTTGATGGAAATTCCGAAAGACGACGAATTATACCCTCAGGTGCTTGTTACACTGGCGGACCTGTTCCAGCTGCAAGGGCTTTTGGAAGCTGCAGAAAGCCGCTTAAACGAAGCGATAGAGCTGCTGCCGGATGAGCCGCTGCTGTATCAGGCAAAAGCGGAGCTGCTGCTCGACTCGGGGCGTTACTTGGAATCTGCCAAAATCTATCAGGATTTAAAGGAACAGCAAGTCGTCATAGAAGGAGTCAATCTTTCCGAGCGGCTGGCAGAAGTCTATAGTGCAGGCGCAGCGTATGAAGAAGCGTTGCCTTATTACGAGGAAGTGCTGAAAGACCAGATACAGCCGGATGTATTGTACGGTGCGGCGTTTGCGGCGTTCCAGACCCGCCAATACGAATTGGCCGTCCGCAGATTAAACGAATTGATCGGCATCGACCCGGATTATTTCTCGGCATATCTGCTCCGTGCGCAAAGCCTGAACATGGCTGAGGATTATGAAGCCGCTTATTCGGCCATCTTGGAAGGCATCACGCGGGATGAGTTTGACAAAGAGCTTTATTTGTTCGCCGGAAAACTGGCATTGAAGCTTGGCAAGGCAGAAGAGGGAGTCAACCAGTTAAGGCAAGCAATTGCTTTGGACCCTGAATACATGGAGGCCATCTATACACTGGTTTCTTATTTCCATGCGGAAGAAATGGATGAAGATTTGCTGGAGCTGGCGGAAAGCGTTGTCGCCAATGAAGACGACTGGGCAGGAATTTACCCTATGCTTGCCGAAGCCTACGAGCGGACTGAACAATTCCAAAAAGCGGCAGTTTATTTCGAAAAGGCCTATCCGGCTTTCCGAGATGACTCGAACTTTCTTGAAAAATACGCAAGATTTTTGATTGAAGAAGGGAATCGAGAGAAAGCCCTCGAAATCATAAAAGAACTTCAAGTGTTGGAGCCGGAAAACCCTGACTGGTTTGACTGGCAGCAATCGTTTGAGTGA
- the aroA gene encoding 3-phosphoshikimate 1-carboxyvinyltransferase produces the protein MTLTLSYSNPSLKGTIQVPGDKSISHRAIMFGAMASGTTTVEGFLLGDDCLSTISCFRKLGVGIELEGKTVTITSGGEASWQEPSEVLDTGNSGTTTRLMLGLLAGTSFHSVMAGDESIAKRPMKRIINPLREMGADIRGRQDGQFTPLAVQGTTLSAINYTLPVASAQVKSAILLAALKAEGKTVITEPVATRDHTEIMLKHFGAEITRRNGAIELEGGQKLTAAHVQVPGDISSAAFMIGAALITGQSEVVLTNVGSNPTRTGILDVIAQMGADFDLKERAVEGEPSADLTIRSSKLDGIEIGGDLIPRLIDEIPLIALIATQAHGITVIKDAEELRVKETDRIAAVVAELSKMGADITATEDGMIINGPTPLTGAEMKTYGDHRLGMMAAVAALAATGEVQIDDPDCIAVSFPNFVEQMNSLIN, from the coding sequence ATGACTTTGACTTTATCTTATTCAAACCCTTCGTTAAAAGGGACAATTCAAGTGCCAGGAGATAAATCCATTTCGCACCGGGCGATTATGTTCGGGGCGATGGCAAGCGGAACCACTACGGTGGAAGGTTTTTTGCTTGGCGATGACTGCTTGAGCACAATCAGCTGTTTCAGGAAATTGGGTGTCGGCATCGAACTGGAAGGGAAGACCGTGACGATTACAAGCGGGGGCGAAGCGTCCTGGCAGGAACCGTCTGAAGTGCTCGATACCGGAAATTCGGGAACTACTACCCGCCTCATGCTCGGATTGCTTGCTGGCACGTCGTTCCACTCGGTGATGGCAGGCGATGAATCGATCGCCAAGCGCCCAATGAAGCGTATCATCAATCCTCTGCGCGAAATGGGCGCGGATATCCGGGGGCGGCAAGACGGGCAATTTACGCCGCTCGCAGTCCAAGGGACAACACTTTCGGCCATCAATTACACCCTCCCGGTTGCAAGTGCCCAAGTGAAATCTGCGATTTTGCTGGCGGCGTTAAAGGCGGAAGGCAAAACGGTGATCACTGAACCGGTAGCGACCCGAGACCATACGGAAATCATGCTCAAACATTTTGGTGCCGAGATTACCAGAAGGAATGGGGCCATAGAGCTTGAAGGCGGCCAAAAACTGACAGCAGCCCATGTCCAGGTGCCGGGGGATATTTCTTCTGCGGCGTTCATGATCGGCGCTGCATTGATTACCGGGCAAAGTGAAGTGGTTCTCACGAATGTTGGAAGCAATCCGACGCGTACGGGAATCCTGGACGTCATTGCACAAATGGGAGCGGATTTCGACTTGAAGGAAAGAGCAGTCGAAGGAGAGCCTTCAGCAGACTTGACCATCCGTTCTTCCAAATTGGATGGCATTGAAATCGGCGGAGACCTGATTCCAAGACTGATTGATGAAATTCCGCTGATCGCCCTGATTGCGACTCAAGCGCATGGCATTACGGTCATTAAAGATGCCGAAGAGCTGCGCGTAAAAGAAACAGACAGAATTGCTGCTGTTGTAGCAGAACTGTCCAAAATGGGCGCGGACATCACAGCCACTGAAGACGGCATGATCATCAATGGGCCGACCCCATTAACCGGCGCGGAGATGAAAACATACGGAGACCACCGGTTGGGCATGATGGCCGCAGTTGCGGCTTTGGCGGCAACCGGAGAAGTGCAGATCGACGACCCCGACTGCATCGCCGTTTCCTTTCCAAATTTTGTCGAACAGATGAATTCGTTGATCAATTAA
- a CDS encoding prephenate dehydrogenase, which produces MNAQVLIIGLGLIGGSLAKALQRHEGVHVAGYDADPHTARKAFKMGIIHSSPPSLKRAAAEADVIVFATPVGTTVKLMEQSKFWDLKKEVILTDTGSTKHQIMEAAKGLDRAFIGGHPMVGSHKSGVEAAKEVLFENAFYILTPLENTSEESIAFLKELLSVTKAKVEVLKADEHDYMTAIVSHFPHLIAASLVHQLAKEEEYPFARQLAAGGFRDITRIASSNPEMWRDITTQNNGMIVQQLSNWMDEMEQLRDLLVRNEPEPIQEYFQRAKSVRDELPIAGYGAMYSVYDLYIDIPDVPGSISELTGYLAEEQISIVNLRILETREDVFGILVISFQTPEDRERAKECISKRTAYDTYIS; this is translated from the coding sequence ATGAACGCTCAAGTGCTGATTATCGGGCTTGGCTTGATTGGCGGGTCCCTGGCAAAGGCACTGCAGCGGCACGAAGGTGTCCACGTGGCAGGTTATGACGCGGACCCGCATACAGCCAGAAAAGCTTTTAAAATGGGAATCATACATAGCTCACCTCCGTCGCTTAAAAGGGCAGCCGCAGAAGCGGATGTCATCGTTTTTGCTACTCCGGTCGGCACAACCGTCAAGTTAATGGAGCAAAGCAAGTTTTGGGATTTAAAAAAAGAGGTCATCTTAACAGATACCGGCAGCACAAAACACCAGATCATGGAAGCCGCCAAAGGATTGGACCGTGCTTTTATTGGCGGGCATCCGATGGTGGGTTCGCACAAAAGCGGCGTTGAAGCGGCAAAAGAAGTGCTGTTTGAAAATGCCTTCTATATTTTGACGCCATTGGAGAACACCAGCGAAGAAAGCATCGCTTTTTTGAAAGAACTTTTGTCGGTGACAAAAGCGAAAGTGGAAGTGCTGAAAGCGGATGAACATGATTATATGACGGCTATTGTCAGCCATTTTCCGCATTTGATTGCGGCGTCGCTCGTCCACCAATTGGCTAAAGAAGAAGAGTACCCATTTGCGCGCCAGCTGGCAGCCGGCGGTTTCCGGGATATCACGCGAATTGCCTCGTCCAATCCGGAAATGTGGCGGGATATCACTACGCAGAACAACGGCATGATTGTCCAGCAATTGAGCAACTGGATGGATGAAATGGAGCAGCTCCGGGACTTGTTGGTCCGGAATGAACCGGAACCGATCCAGGAGTATTTCCAGCGCGCCAAATCGGTGCGGGATGAACTGCCGATTGCAGGCTACGGGGCAATGTACAGCGTCTACGATTTATACATCGACATCCCGGATGTTCCCGGAAGCATTTCCGAATTGACCGGCTATTTGGCTGAAGAGCAAATCAGCATTGTCAATCTGCGCATTTTGGAAACCCGTGAAGACGTTTTTGGAATTTTGGTCATCAGTTTCCAGACACCCGAAGACCGCGAACGGGCTAAAGAATGCATCAGCAAAAGAACAGCGTACGATACGTATATTTCCTGA